A genomic segment from Fundulus heteroclitus isolate FHET01 chromosome 6, MU-UCD_Fhet_4.1, whole genome shotgun sequence encodes:
- the LOC118563464 gene encoding tubulin alpha-1B chain-like: protein MRECISVHVGQAGVQIGNACWELYCLEHGIQPDGQMPSDATIGGGDDSFNTFFSETGAGKHVPRAVFVDLEPTVIDEVRTGTYRQLFHPEQLITGKEDAANNYARGHYTIGKEIIDPVLDRIRKLADQCTGLQGFLVFHSFGGGTGSGFTSLLMERLSVDYGKKSKLEFAVYPAPQVSTAVVEPYNAILTTHTTLEHSDCAFMVDNEAIYDICRRNLDIGRPTYTNLNRLISQIVSSITASLRFDGALNVDLTEFQTNLVPYPRIHFPLATYAPVISAEKAYHEQLTVAEITSACFDSANQMVKCDPRHGKYMACCLLYRGDVVPKDVNAAIAAIKTKRSIQFVDWCPTGFKVGINYQPPTVVPGGDLAKVQRAVCMLSNTTAIAEAWARLDHKFDLMYAKRAFVHWYVGEGMEEGEFSEAREDMAALEKDYEEVGVDSIEGEDEEGEEY, encoded by the exons ATG cgTGAGTGCATCTCCGTCCACGTGGGCCAGGCCGGCGTCCAGATCGGGAACGCCTGCTGGGAACTCTACTGCCTTGAACACGGGATCCAGCCGGACGGCCAGATGCCGAGCGACGCGACCATCGGAGGAGGAGACGACTCGTTCAACACCTTCTTCAGTGAGACCGGGGCGGGGAAGCACGTCCCCAGAGCCGTCTTTGTGGACCTGGAGCCCACCGTCATCG ATGAAGTGCGCACCGGCACCTACAGGCAGCTGTTCCACCCCGAGCAGCTGATCACCGGGAAGGAGGACGCCGCTAACAACTACGCCCGGGGACACTACACCATCGGGAAGGAGATCATCGACCCGGTTCTGGACAGGATCCGCAAACTG GCGGACCAGTGCACCGGGCTTCAGGGCTTCCTGGTCTTCCACAGCTTCGGTGGAGGAACCGGCTCCGGTTTCACCTCCCTGCTGATGGAGCGCCTGTCCGTGGACTACGGCAAGAAGTCCAAGCTGGAGTTCGCCGTCTACCCGGCGCCTCAGGTGTCTACGGCCGTGGTGGAGCCCTACAACGCCATCCTCACCACCCACACCACCCTGGAGCACTCGGACTGCGCCTTCATGGTGGACAACGAGGCCATCTACGACATCTGCCGCAGGAACCTGGACATCGGCCGTCCCACCTACACCAACCTGAACAGGCTGATCAGCCAGATCGTGTCCTCCATCACCGCGTCTCTGCGCTTCGACGGCGCTCTGAACGTGGACCTGACGGAGTTCCAGACCAACCTGGTGCCGTACCCCCGCATCCACTTCCCCCTGGCCACCTACGCCCCGGTCATCTCCGCCGAGAAGGCGTACCACGAGCAGCTGACCGTGGCCGAGATCACCAGCGCCTGCTTCGATTCGGCCAACCAGATGGTGAAGTGCGACCCTCGCCACGGCAAGTACATGGCGTGCTGCCTGCTGTACCGCGGCGACGTGGTGCCCAAAGACGTCAACGCCGCCATCGCCGCCATCAAGACCAAGCGCAGCATCCAGTTCGTGGACTGGTGTCCCACCGGCTTCAAGGTGGGCATCAACTACCAGCCTCCCACCGTGGTTCCTGGAGGAGACCTGGCCAAGGTGCAGAGGGCCGTGTGCATGCTCAGCAACACCACGGCCATCGCCGAGGCCTGGGCCCGGCTCGACCACAAGTTTGACCTCATGTACGCCAAGAGGGCCTTCGTCCACTGGTACGTGGGCGAGGGCATGGAGGAGGGGGAGTTCTCCGAGGCCCGCGAAGACATGGCCGCCCTGGAGAAGGACTACGAGGAGGTGGGAGTCGACTCCATCGAGGGAGAAgatgaggagggggaggagtaCTAG